The Alphaproteobacteria bacterium genome includes the window GTTGTAATTTCCCAGCAGGACCGCGTGCTGCTCGCGGATACGGTGACCTATAACCAGCGCACCGACACGGTCACCGCCTCGGGAAACGTCAGCCTCCACGAACCTACGGGCGAGATCATCTACGCCGACTATTTCGAATTGAAGGAAGGTCTCAAGGACGGCGTCGCACAGAATTTCCGCCTTCTCCTGCAGAACAAGGCGCGCTTCGCGTCGGCGGGTGCACGG containing:
- a CDS encoding LptA/OstA family protein gives rise to the protein MRISLAIVAIFVGLGLAWPATAVETKLPETPATISADRISYDDELGIIVASGHVVISQQDRVLLADTVTYNQRTDTVTASGNVSLHEPTGEIIYADYFELKEGLKDGVAQNFRLLLQNKARFASAGAR